From Chrysemys picta bellii isolate R12L10 chromosome 1, ASM1138683v2, whole genome shotgun sequence:
CTTCACAaacccatgtactttttcctaacTAATCTCTCTGTCTTAGATATACTGTTTACAACTACTACCATTCCCAAAATGCTGGCAATGTTTCTGGTCAATGCCAAAACTATTTCTTTTCATGTCTGCTTTCTGCAGATGTATTGTTTTCATGGTCTGTCAGTGACTGAATCGCTGCTTCTTGTAGTGATGTCTTATGATCGTTATGAAGCAATTTGTAATCCTTTGCATTACCCAGTTAAAATGACAAAGAGAGTAAACATTCAACTGGCAGCATGTGCCTGGGTAACTGCATTGTTAATACCAATACCTGCCATCTTCCAGACCTCTCAGTTAACATTTGGTGAAACAACCACAGTTTACCATTGCTTTTGTGATCACCTGGCAGTTGTGCAAGCAGCATGTTCAGATTTCAGTGCCTCTTTTCAGACTTTTTTGGGGTTTTCCATTGCCATGACTGTTTCAGTCGTGCCACTTATGCTTGTCACCCTATCATATGTTCACATCATTATCTCCATATTAAAGATCAACTCTAAAGTAGGTCGCAGTAAGGCATTTTCTACTTGCACTTCCCATTTGATTGTGGTTGGCACTTACTATTCATCCATTGCCGTGGCGTATATTTCCTACAGAACAGACATGCCTATTGATAGCCATGTAATGAGCAATGTTGTTTTTGCTATTTTAACTCCTTTGTTAAATCCACTCATTTATACTTTGCGAAACAAGGAAGTAAAATGTGCAGTAAAAAAGATTCTTTTTCTGAAGATTTTTCCTCCTTCTAAAAATTGTAATCTAAGGAGGAAAAATTAGCTCCAacacagaagtttcacacagaaCCTATACATCACATCAACCCCCTGTAAAGGGGTTAAGTAGGGCTTAAATCAGTGGTTGTCAAACTGCAAGTCACTGCCCAGTACTAGGTcgcagaatgtaaggcactgggtcacggcagctctggtcagtaccgccaactgggccgttaaaagtcctgtcggcggtgctgcccggctaaagCAGGCTAATTCCTACCTGCTCTGACACcatgctgcgccccggaagcagccagcaacaggtccggctcctaggcgtgggggtgggggtggggggaggggcacatcaGCCCCCTGTAGAGGGGGTTAAGTAGGGTTTAAATGGCTTGATATGGCTTCCTCTGAATCGGGGTGATTTTCATCCTATTaatatcatagaatcgtagaatatcagggttgggagggacctcaggaggtcatctagaccaaccccctgctcaaagcaggataaTCCCCAaataatcatcccagccagggtctttgtcaagcctgaccttaaaaacctcaaaggaaggagattccaccacttccctaggtaacccattccagtgcttcatcaccctcctagtgaaaaagtttttcctaatatccaacctaaaccttccccactgcaacttgagaccattactcctagTTCTGTCAAGTATTTTTGAAAATACTAACTTTCCTCTGTATTCTGAAAGGGAAAAATATtaatttgtttataatttttcagtttggtttACAGTTTTCCTGTACATAGAGATCTGaatgtagccacaaaaacaacaaacagtcTGGTGGCACcgtaaagattaacagatttatttcggcataagcttttgtgggtaaaaaaacctcacttcttcagatgcatgcttatgccgaaataaatctgttagtctttaaggtgccactggactccttgtt
This genomic window contains:
- the LOC101948375 gene encoding olfactory receptor 2AT4-like codes for the protein MNNCSSNSSAKDFYLIGFPALQDFQIPLFFVFFLFYMLILIGNIIIIAVVVVDHTLHKPMYFFLTNLSVLDILFTTTTIPKMLAMFLVNAKTISFHVCFLQMYCFHGLSVTESLLLVVMSYDRYEAICNPLHYPVKMTKRVNIQLAACAWVTALLIPIPAIFQTSQLTFGETTTVYHCFCDHLAVVQAACSDFSASFQTFLGFSIAMTVSVVPLMLVTLSYVHIIISILKINSKVGRSKAFSTCTSHLIVVGTYYSSIAVAYISYRTDMPIDSHVMSNVVFAILTPLLNPLIYTLRNKEVKCAVKKILFLKIFPPSKNCNLRRKN